One genomic region from Sulfurimonas sp. encodes:
- the atpG gene encoding ATP synthase F1 subunit gamma: MANLKDIQRKIKSVSNTQKTTRAMKLVSTAKLRRAEELAKRSRLYAGKMNQVIAEIAGRIKCNKVGGIDNRCFIEIENPKMVDIIFVTADKGLCGGFNIQTIKAVKKLIKDYKSKNVKVRLRGIGKKGVEFFKYNEVELFDSVIDLSSKPDKARADEFIKISIEDYKDGKIDGLHIIYNGYKNMISQELHVSNILPVDTEQFDCAQAKKSVLEIEAQDEEHMLDSLVNRYVEYAIYYALIDSVAAEHASRMQAMDTATNNARDMVKELNIKFNKARQAAITTELIEIISGVESMK; encoded by the coding sequence ATGGCAAACTTGAAAGATATTCAAAGAAAGATAAAGAGTGTTTCAAATACTCAAAAGACTACTCGTGCAATGAAGCTTGTATCAACTGCAAAACTTCGTCGTGCAGAAGAGCTTGCTAAACGCTCTCGTCTTTATGCTGGAAAAATGAATCAGGTTATTGCCGAAATAGCTGGGCGTATAAAATGTAATAAAGTTGGTGGGATTGACAATCGCTGTTTTATAGAGATTGAAAACCCAAAAATGGTTGACATTATTTTTGTTACTGCTGATAAAGGTTTATGTGGTGGTTTTAATATTCAAACTATTAAAGCTGTTAAAAAACTAATAAAAGATTACAAAAGCAAAAATGTAAAAGTACGCTTACGCGGAATCGGTAAAAAAGGTGTTGAATTTTTTAAATATAATGAAGTTGAACTTTTTGACTCAGTTATAGATTTGAGTTCAAAACCTGACAAAGCTAGAGCTGATGAATTTATTAAAATTTCTATTGAAGACTATAAAGATGGAAAAATCGATGGTCTTCATATAATCTACAATGGATATAAAAATATGATTTCACAAGAATTACATGTTAGTAATATTCTACCGGTAGATACTGAGCAATTTGATTGTGCTCAAGCAAAAAAATCAGTGCTTGAAATAGAAGCGCAAGATGAAGAACATATGTTAGATTCTTTAGTAAACAGATATGTTGAATACGCTATATATTATGCACTTATTGATTCAGTTGCTGCTGAACATGCTTCTCGTATGCAAGCAATGGATACAGCGACAAATAATGCACGAGACATGGTTAAAGAGTTAAATATTAAGTTTAATAAAGCAAGACAAGCAGCTATTACTACAGAACTTATTGAGATAATAAGTGGTGTGGAGTCTATGAAATAA
- a CDS encoding FoF1 ATP synthase subunit B', producing MLDINPILLLATFVVFLSLIAVLNSWLYNPLFSFMNKRDDDIKKDLQKVGNNDDEINALHSEAKSIINSAKLEASALREKVIEDAKELADSKLEAKRAELASEYLEFEQSLAESKEQLVGDLMSQIPLFKEAVKAKFSQI from the coding sequence ATGTTAGATATAAATCCGATATTACTTTTAGCTACATTCGTTGTGTTTCTTTCGCTGATAGCCGTTCTGAACAGTTGGCTTTATAATCCATTATTTAGTTTTATGAATAAAAGAGATGATGACATCAAAAAAGACCTACAAAAAGTAGGAAACAATGATGATGAAATCAATGCTTTACATTCAGAAGCCAAATCAATAATTAATAGTGCTAAACTGGAAGCTTCGGCCCTAAGAGAGAAAGTTATTGAAGATGCCAAAGAGTTGGCAGATAGTAAGCTAGAAGCAAAGCGTGCTGAATTAGCTAGTGAGTATTTAGAATTTGAGCAATCACTTGCTGAGTCTAAAGAACAGTTGGTGGGTGACTTGATGTCACAAATTCCATTGTTCAAAGAAGCTGTAAAAGCTAAATTCAGTCAAATATAA
- a CDS encoding F0F1 ATP synthase subunit B: protein MSKILLLITILSTYALASGGAESGGTDIVQRTVNFLLFAGLVWYLVAEPAKSFFAARSQGIADELQKVQDKLNESVTLKNDALTKISDAKKFAEELIVISKKENKILNDNIMVQCEFDLENIGKQNISLMEFEQRRMVRIVVEDVLKEVLNQTNDDFDKEAMANVILKKVA, encoded by the coding sequence GTGAGTAAAATATTATTATTGATTACAATATTATCAACTTATGCATTAGCATCTGGTGGGGCAGAAAGTGGAGGCACAGATATAGTTCAAAGAACAGTTAACTTTTTACTGTTTGCTGGTCTTGTTTGGTATTTGGTTGCTGAACCTGCAAAGAGTTTTTTTGCTGCAAGAAGTCAAGGAATTGCTGACGAATTGCAAAAAGTTCAAGATAAGTTAAATGAGTCTGTAACACTTAAAAATGATGCATTAACTAAAATTTCAGATGCTAAGAAATTTGCAGAAGAATTAATAGTTATTTCTAAAAAAGAAAATAAGATTCTTAATGACAATATAATGGTTCAATGTGAATTTGATTTAGAAAATATTGGTAAGCAAAATATTTCTTTAATGGAATTTGAGCAAAGAAGAATGGTTAGAATTGTTGTTGAAGATGTATTAAAAGAAGTTTTAAATCAAACTAATGATGATTTTGATAAAGAAGCAATGGCTAATGTTATCTTAAAGAAGGTGGCGTAG
- a CDS encoding MotA/TolQ/ExbB proton channel family protein has translation MINSLLDFYLKSHPVTLGVLVLLSVYFIVLNWVFFYRYFSINSWLEKENASLESLLLGTSTVSADSFLNNFIKTNTNIGREILDLAMLAATKEATKGLSILSIFASTTPFIGLFGTVVSILDTFTHIGQSSGSMSIISSGVSDALVATAAGIFVAIFAYTYHQMLKRKSFELIGALQMQSDAILARKA, from the coding sequence ATGATTAACAGTCTTCTTGACTTTTATTTAAAAAGTCACCCAGTTACTTTGGGTGTATTGGTTCTTTTGTCAGTATATTTTATAGTCTTAAACTGGGTTTTTTTCTACCGTTATTTTTCTATTAACAGTTGGCTTGAAAAAGAAAATGCCTCTTTAGAGTCACTTCTTTTAGGGACTTCAACTGTTAGTGCCGACTCTTTTTTAAATAATTTTATAAAAACTAACACAAATATAGGAAGAGAAATTTTAGATTTAGCTATGTTAGCTGCTACTAAAGAAGCGACAAAAGGTTTATCTATCCTTTCTATATTTGCGTCTACTACACCTTTTATAGGACTTTTTGGAACTGTTGTATCGATCTTAGATACATTTACTCATATTGGTCAAAGTAGTGGAAGTATGTCTATTATCTCTAGTGGAGTTTCAGATGCTCTTGTAGCAACTGCTGCAGGTATTTTTGTTGCAATTTTTGCATATACATATCATCAGATGCTAAAAAGAAAATCTTTTGAACTTATTGGTGCTCTTCAGATGCAAAGTGAT
- the atpA gene encoding F0F1 ATP synthase subunit alpha yields MVAKIKADEISSIIKERIDNFELSVDINETGKIVSYADGVAQVYGLSNVMAGEMVEFEEGTKGLVMNLEESAVGVVILGPGFELKEGMSVKRLGKLLRIPVGDALLGRIVNALGEPIDGKGPIETTETRFVEEKAPGIMNRKSVHEPLATGIKAIDALVPIGRGQRELIIGDRQTGKTTIAIDAIINQKGNGVVCIYVAIGQKESTVAQIIRRLEEHGAMEYTIIVSSTAAEAAALQFLAPYTGVTMGEYFRDNARHGLIVYDDLSKHAVAYREMSLILRRPPGREAYPGDVFYIHSRLLERAAKVCDEDGAGSLTALPIIETQAGDVAAYIPTNVISITDGQIFLETELFNSGVRPAINVGLSVSRVGGAAQIKATKQVAGTLRLDLAQYRELQAFAQFASDLDETSRKQLERGQRMVEVLKQGPFSPLSAEKQVAIIFAGNEGFLDDFDPSNIVRFEAEMYPFIEASYPQIFENIRSTLKLDDDTRALLIKALEEFKATFVVA; encoded by the coding sequence GTGGTAGCAAAAATTAAAGCTGATGAAATCAGCTCAATAATCAAAGAGCGTATCGATAACTTTGAATTAAGTGTTGATATTAATGAAACAGGTAAGATTGTTTCTTATGCTGATGGCGTTGCACAAGTTTATGGACTTAGCAATGTTATGGCTGGAGAGATGGTAGAGTTTGAAGAAGGAACTAAAGGTTTAGTAATGAACCTTGAAGAAAGTGCAGTAGGTGTAGTTATCTTAGGTCCTGGTTTTGAACTTAAAGAAGGTATGAGTGTTAAAAGACTTGGTAAACTTCTTCGTATCCCTGTAGGTGATGCACTTTTAGGTCGTATTGTAAATGCACTGGGTGAGCCAATAGATGGTAAAGGTCCAATAGAAACAACTGAAACTCGTTTCGTTGAAGAAAAAGCACCTGGAATTATGAATAGAAAATCTGTTCATGAACCATTAGCAACTGGTATTAAAGCTATTGACGCACTTGTTCCAATTGGTCGTGGTCAGCGTGAGCTTATCATTGGTGACAGACAAACTGGTAAAACAACAATCGCAATAGATGCTATTATCAATCAAAAAGGTAACGGTGTTGTTTGTATTTATGTTGCAATAGGTCAAAAAGAATCAACAGTTGCCCAAATTATTCGTCGCTTAGAAGAACATGGTGCAATGGAATATACAATTATTGTATCTTCAACAGCTGCTGAAGCTGCTGCACTTCAATTTTTAGCTCCATATACTGGTGTTACTATGGGTGAATATTTCCGTGATAATGCTAGACATGGTCTAATCGTTTATGATGATTTATCTAAGCATGCAGTTGCATATCGTGAAATGTCTCTTATTCTTCGTCGTCCTCCAGGTCGTGAAGCTTATCCTGGTGATGTTTTTTATATTCACTCTCGTTTACTTGAAAGAGCTGCAAAAGTTTGTGATGAAGATGGTGCAGGTAGTTTAACTGCTCTTCCTATTATTGAAACTCAAGCTGGTGATGTTGCGGCATATATTCCAACTAATGTTATCTCAATTACTGATGGTCAAATTTTCCTTGAAACTGAACTATTTAACTCGGGTGTTCGTCCAGCTATTAATGTTGGTCTTTCAGTATCTCGTGTTGGTGGTGCAGCTCAGATTAAAGCTACTAAACAAGTTGCTGGTACTTTAAGACTTGACCTTGCTCAGTATCGTGAACTTCAAGCATTTGCTCAATTTGCATCTGATCTTGATGAAACTTCTCGTAAGCAACTAGAGCGTGGACAAAGAATGGTTGAAGTTTTAAAACAAGGGCCTTTTTCTCCTCTTTCTGCTGAGAAACAAGTTGCTATTATCTTTGCTGGTAATGAAGGTTTCTTAGATGATTTTGATCCTTCTAATATTGTTCGTTTTGAAGCTGAAATGTATCCATTTATTGAAGCATCTTATCCTCAAATATTTGAGAATATAAGAAGTACTTTAAAGCTAGATGATGATACTAGAGCATTGTTAATCAAAGCACTTGAAGAATTCAAAGCTACTTTTGTAGTAGCGTAA
- the atpC gene encoding ATP synthase F1 subunit epsilon, with the protein MDKLKLEILTPNGEIFNGEAVSVTLPGEEGEFGVLPHHASLSTLLEAGVIDIEKEDKSVESILINWGVVQVDEAKIIVLVEGAVAIRGDNESSIATALEDAKKLISDIADANPAIASVSAKIETAAQRLL; encoded by the coding sequence ATGGATAAGTTAAAACTTGAAATCCTAACTCCTAATGGCGAAATCTTTAATGGTGAAGCTGTTAGTGTAACTCTTCCTGGCGAAGAAGGAGAGTTCGGTGTACTACCACATCATGCTTCACTATCAACTTTGTTGGAAGCTGGTGTGATTGACATCGAAAAAGAAGACAAATCAGTTGAATCAATTTTAATTAATTGGGGTGTTGTTCAAGTTGATGAAGCAAAAATAATTGTTTTAGTTGAAGGTGCTGTTGCTATTCGTGGTGACAATGAAAGTAGCATCGCTACTGCACTCGAAGATGCTAAAAAACTTATCAGCGACATCGCTGATGCAAACCCAGCTATAGCTTCTGTTTCCGCTAAAATAGAAACTGCTGCTCAAAGACTGTTATAG
- a CDS encoding F0F1 ATP synthase subunit delta: protein MEELIAKRYIKALKTSTDTKSMGNITIVFKALAEAFKNTKFIQIMNSAEVSDEQKLEILLAAVKPAKSESINTLIKLLVENSRINIIPALAEGMRKDAAHTSKTYSGVVYSDTDIDAKVMKDLSSGLSKKFDSKISLEFIKDDFDGIKVNVEDLGIEINFSKSRINSQIIEHIAKAI from the coding sequence ATGGAAGAATTAATTGCAAAAAGATATATAAAAGCTTTAAAAACAAGTACTGACACGAAATCAATGGGAAATATAACCATTGTATTTAAGGCTTTAGCTGAAGCATTTAAAAATACTAAATTTATTCAAATAATGAATAGTGCAGAAGTAAGTGATGAACAAAAGTTAGAAATTCTTTTAGCGGCAGTAAAACCTGCTAAGTCTGAAAGTATCAATACTTTAATTAAACTACTTGTAGAAAACAGCCGTATTAATATCATTCCAGCTTTAGCGGAAGGAATGAGAAAAGATGCAGCTCATACAAGTAAAACTTATAGCGGTGTTGTTTATAGTGATACTGATATAGATGCAAAAGTTATGAAAGATTTAAGTAGTGGCTTGAGTAAAAAATTTGATTCAAAGATTTCACTTGAATTTATTAAAGATGATTTTGATGGTATCAAGGTAAATGTAGAAGATCTTGGGATAGAAATTAATTTTTCAAAATCAAGAATTAATAGTCAAATCATAGAACATATTGCAAAAGCAATTTAA
- the atpD gene encoding F0F1 ATP synthase subunit beta, giving the protein MIGKISQVIGPVVDVDFEGYLPTINEAIEVKINLEGTETRLVLEVAAHLGDGRVRTIAMDMSEGLVRGMEATATGSPIKVPVGEKVLGRIFNVIGETIDGGEAITDAPQWSIHRAPPPLVEQSTTTEMFETGIKVVDLLAPYSKGGKVGLFGGAGVGKTVIIMELIHNVAMGHDGLSIFAGVGERTREGNDLYHEMKDSNVLDKVALCFGQMSEPPGARNRIALTGITMAEYFRDEKGLDVLMFIDNIFRFAQSGSEMSALLGRIPSAVGYQPTLAREMGALQDRITSTSKGSITSVQAVYVPADDLTDPAPASVFAHLDATTVLNRKIAEKGIYPAVDPLDSTSRLLDPQIIGEEHYNVARGVQQTLQKYKDLQDIIAILGMDELSEDDKNVVERARKIEKFLSQPFFVAEVFTGSPGKYVSLEDSIKGFKAILDGDCDDMPENAFYMVGNIDEAKERAAKQK; this is encoded by the coding sequence ATGATTGGTAAAATAAGCCAGGTAATTGGACCGGTTGTTGATGTTGATTTTGAAGGTTATCTTCCGACGATTAACGAAGCAATTGAAGTTAAGATTAATTTAGAAGGTACTGAAACTCGTTTAGTTTTAGAAGTTGCAGCTCACTTAGGTGACGGTCGTGTTAGAACGATTGCAATGGATATGAGTGAAGGTTTAGTTCGTGGAATGGAAGCTACTGCTACAGGTTCACCTATAAAAGTACCTGTTGGTGAGAAAGTTCTAGGACGAATCTTTAATGTAATCGGAGAAACTATTGATGGTGGTGAAGCAATTACAGATGCACCACAATGGTCAATCCATCGTGCACCTCCACCACTAGTTGAGCAGTCAACTACTACAGAGATGTTTGAAACAGGTATCAAAGTTGTTGATTTACTTGCTCCTTATTCTAAGGGTGGTAAAGTTGGACTATTTGGTGGTGCGGGTGTTGGTAAAACAGTAATTATTATGGAACTTATTCATAATGTTGCAATGGGTCATGATGGTCTTTCTATCTTTGCTGGTGTTGGTGAAAGAACTCGTGAAGGAAATGACCTTTACCATGAGATGAAAGACTCTAATGTTCTTGATAAAGTTGCACTTTGTTTTGGTCAAATGAGTGAGCCTCCAGGAGCTCGTAACCGTATTGCACTAACTGGTATTACAATGGCTGAGTACTTTAGAGATGAAAAAGGTCTTGATGTATTGATGTTTATCGATAATATCTTCCGTTTTGCACAATCAGGTTCAGAGATGTCAGCACTTCTTGGTCGTATTCCTTCAGCTGTTGGTTATCAACCAACTCTAGCTCGTGAAATGGGTGCTTTACAAGATAGAATTACATCTACTTCTAAAGGTTCAATTACTTCAGTTCAGGCTGTTTATGTACCTGCGGATGATTTAACAGATCCAGCTCCTGCTTCTGTTTTTGCTCACTTAGATGCAACCACAGTACTTAACCGTAAAATTGCGGAAAAAGGTATTTATCCTGCAGTTGATCCATTGGATTCAACTTCAAGATTACTTGATCCACAAATTATTGGTGAAGAACATTATAATGTTGCTCGTGGTGTTCAACAAACACTTCAAAAATATAAAGACCTTCAAGATATTATTGCAATTCTTGGTATGGATGAGCTTTCTGAAGACGATAAAAATGTTGTTGAACGCGCTCGTAAAATTGAAAAATTCTTATCACAACCATTCTTTGTTGCTGAAGTATTCACAGGTTCTCCTGGTAAATATGTTTCTCTTGAAGATAGTATTAAAGGTTTCAAAGCAATTCTTGATGGAGATTGTGATGATATGCCAGAAAATGCATTTTACATGGTTGGTAATATCGATGAGGCTAAAGAAAGAGCTGCAAAGCAAAAATAA